The nucleotide window GCACTGCTGACGGCCGCAGAGGCACTGCGCGCCACCTCCAGGGAAGTGGCCGACATCTGGTTCATCGCCGTGGCGACCTGTTCGATCTGTGTGCGCTGCCCCGCCACCGCCTGGTTGCTCTGGGCGGACACGCTTTCGACCTGCCCAGCCTGACGCTCGACCTCGCTGACGGTCTGGCCCACTCGCTCGATCAGGTCATGGATTTTCTTCACGGTGCCGGTAAACACCTCACCCAACTCGCCCAGTTCATCGCGGCTGTTGGCGCTGAAAGTCACGGTCATGTCACCGGCCGCCACCTTGTCCATCACCGCGCCAAGACGCTTGAGGGTGGTGCGGGTCGAGGCGTAGAAACCGCCATAGAGGTAAAAAATCAACACAAACACCAGCGCCAGCGCCACTGCCTGCAAAACCATGTGGGTGCGGTGCTGCTCCAGCCGCTGCTGCAACTGAATATCGAGAAACTTCAGGGTGGCTTCATTGAGGTGGTAGGTCTGGTCCATCAGGCCCGTGACCTGATCGTAAAAAGCCAGCCACGGCGCATCGAGGGTATCGGCCATCACCACCTGTTCTTCGAACAATTCACTGGCCTTTTTCAGGGAGGCCTTGCTGCTGTCGGCCTGGGCAGCCAGGGTTTCACGCGCGGCTTTACTGGAGCCCAGTGCGTCCTGCAATTTCAGACCGTATTCGGCCTGAAGTTTTTCGATCTGCGCCAGCAACTCTTCGAAACGGGTGCTCGACGCCGAATTGAGAAAGCCCTGCCCCAGCGAGTAAGCGCCCATCGCCCGGCCTTCGCCGAGCGTCTGGGTGACGGCCGGCGTGACGTTGGTAATGAGTTCGCTCAGCTGCCGCATGTCGCTCTGGCTGTCACGGCTCAGGCCTGCCTGACTGGCGATGATCTGGCTGAAAATCTGCGCGTTGCCGAGCAACTTGCCGATCAGCGCACTTTTGCTTTGCAGGGAGTTTTCCGCTTGCTGGGCCTTGAACGCGACGATCATTTCATCGCGCTTGCCATCGAAAAACGTGATTTGTTCCGGGTCAGTGGTCATCGCCGCCAGCCCTTGCAAACGGGTCAGAACGCTTTGCTCCAGGGCACTGATCGTCGATTCGACATGACCGGCCTTGCCGGACTGGCCGAGGGTGACGTTGATCTGCACCAGGTTATTCAGGGTTTCCAGATCCCGGCGCAGGCTCAGGCCGCTGCCCAGCAGGTCGAGGCTCTGCAACTCGACCTGGGTGCCCTGGAATTCGCGGTAGGAATCGCGTACCAGATAGAAATTGGTCACCAGCATTGGCACAAGGAACAGCACGCTGATCAGACTGAACTTCATGCCGAAGCTCAGGCGGTTCATCAGCGCGACGGCGGGATAGAGCAAGCTCTTCACTGTGAAGTCTCCCTTTGATTTTTTATTTTTATTGGCAGGCGCGCAGAGACAGCAGATAGCCACTATTGGCGCTATCTCTGTATAGCTTAATTCGGAGGAAGGTTTTGTAACTTAAGGTTAACGACAGGTCGCCGTTGTTGGAGCGGATGAGCCCCTGTGGCGAGGGAGCTTGCTCCCGCTCGGCTGCGAAGCAGTCGTAATTCCAGACAACTTAGTCTGCCTGGATGGGCGCCGGGGGCCGCTTCGCGACCCAACGGGGGCAAGCCCCCTCACCACAGGTGTTGTGGATTACGACAACACCGTCCACAACGCAAACCCGGCATACCAAAGCACCGCCGCGCGCAGCAGCAGTTCCCAGATCCGGTCCAGGCTGTTGATGCCGTCCGGGCCGACCACCGGCGCCGGAATTTCACCGGCCACCAACCCGACCTTCTCGATCAGTTGGGCGGCGCTGATGTTCCAGTTCAGCAGTTCATGCAGCATCACCCGGCTGACCGCGACAAAGTTGCCAACCAGCGCAAAACTCGCCGCCAGCAGTCGCACCGGCACCCAATCGAACGCATGACGCAGCTGCGCGGCACGCTCGACCACGGCCGGGTTCTGACCATGCTCTTCGGCTAGCGCCAGCAGTCGATAGCTCAGGGCCGCAACCGGGCCCAGCAGGAAGTACCAGAAGATCACCGCGAAAAAGCTCTGATAGGCCTCCCACAGCAGATACCCTTGCACCCGTTCCAGCAGCTGCTCGCCGTTGTCAGCGCAGATATCCAGGTCACGTTTGGCGACATGGGCGGCGGCCTGCAGGTCTTCCCGGCGCCAGGCATCGCGAAACGGCCCAAGCCCGGCCAGCAGATCACCACGGCCCAGGCTG belongs to Pseudomonas sp. B21-015 and includes:
- the ampE gene encoding regulatory signaling modulator protein AmpE is translated as MSFLVLLLAVWIEKFSALRHRVQRDGGWVRELNKLEASPRMSNRPWLILAVLVLLPVALLGLLLVVLEPVAYGLLALPVHLLVVIYSLGRGDLLAGLGPFRDAWRREDLQAAAHVAKRDLDICADNGEQLLERVQGYLLWEAYQSFFAVIFWYFLLGPVAALSYRLLALAEEHGQNPAVVERAAQLRHAFDWVPVRLLAASFALVGNFVAVSRVMLHELLNWNISAAQLIEKVGLVAGEIPAPVVGPDGINSLDRIWELLLRAAVLWYAGFALWTVLS